One Mustela nigripes isolate SB6536 chromosome 5, MUSNIG.SB6536, whole genome shotgun sequence DNA segment encodes these proteins:
- the C5H6orf226 gene encoding uncharacterized protein C6orf226 homolog codes for MEQPGGRSCSGPSPAPEDAAPASVSLAQLLQLVQQGRELPGVEKRHITATHGEPTSSRLPRRPKPWEAAGSARAPAPPTLGSR; via the coding sequence ATGGAGCAGCCGGGCGGTCGGAGCTGCTCGGGCCCCAGCCCGGCGCCGGAGGATGCAGCCCCCGCCTCGGTGAGCCTGGCGCAGCTCCTGCAGCTGGTTCAGCAGGGCCGGGAGCTCCCGGGCGTGGAGAAGCGCCACATCACGGCGACCCACGGTGAACCCACGTCGTCGCGGCTCCCGCGGAGGCCCAAGCCATGGGAGGCCGCGGGATCGGCCAGGGCCCCTGCGCCGCCCACCCTCGGATCCCGGTAG
- the RPL7L1 gene encoding ribosomal protein uL30-like, which produces MSSRRSFGNMAEQEQRKKIPLVPENLLKKRKAYQALKATQAKQALLDKKEQKKGKQLKFKRLEWFLHDSWRQQRDRVRLRRLEVKPRGLEVPDKHSLAFVVRIQRINGVSSLVQRTIARLRLKKIFSGVFFRVTPQTIKMLRIVEPYVAWGFPNLKSVRELILKRGQAKVKNKTIPLTDNTVIEEHLGKYGVICLEDLIHEIAFPGKNFQEISAFLRPFHLSVARHTTKNRVGFLKEVGLPGYRGERINQLIRQLN; this is translated from the exons ATGAGCAGTCGTCGCAGCTTCGGAAACATGGCGGAGCAAGA GCAAAGAAAAAAGATCCCATTGGTTCCAGAAAATCTCCTGAAAAAGAGGAAGGCTTATCAGGCCCTTAAAGCCACTCAAGCAAAGCAGGCACTTTTGGACAAGAAGGAG cagaagaaaggaaaacagctcAAGTTTAAGCGACTGGAATGGTTCTTACATGATTCCTGGCGGCAGCAGCGTGACAGGGTGCGCCTCAGACGACTAGAAGTGAAACCTCGTGGCCTGGAAGTGCCAGATAAACATTCCTTGGCCTTTGTTGTACGCATCCAAAG GATTAATGGGGTGAGTTCACTGGTGCAGAGGACCATTGCAAGGCTTCGCCTGAAGAAGATTTTCAGTGGTGTCTTTTTCAGAGTAACCCCCCAGACCATAAAAATGCTGCGTATAGTGGAACCTTATGTGGCCTGGGG GTTTCCAAATCTGAAGTCTGTCCGGGAACTCATCTTGAAACGTGGACAAGCCAAGGTCAAGAATAAAACCATCCCTTTGACGGATAATACAGTgattgaggagcacctgg GGAAGTATGGTGTTATTTGCCTGGAAGACCTCATTCATGAAATTGCCTTTCCGGGGAAGAATTTCCAGGAGATCTCTGCATTCTTGCGTCCTTTCCATCTCTCAGTGGCCCGTCACACTACCAAGAATAGAgtgggcttcctgaaggaggtgggCTTACCTGGCTATCGAGGTGAACGCATCAATCAACTCATTCGACAGTTGAATTAA